In Rhinolophus sinicus isolate RSC01 linkage group LG18, ASM3656204v1, whole genome shotgun sequence, the sequence CCACCCCACCCAGGAAGTGGGCACCCAGTGCCACTGGACTGGTAATCCATGAAATGATCTCCACGGAGTCCCACCCAGACCTGGAACGGAGGCCTGGCTCCCAGGAAGTGTTACCAGGACATGGCAAACAAGCCCTGCCTCCTAAACAAGCAGTCTTTCCAGCCacaaagcaaagcagagaaaagTCCATCATGACAGAAGCATTGCAGCCTCTGACAAGAAGTCCCACCACCTCTATCCGAGGTATTTGGCCTTGAGCAGAGCCAGGTCCCGCACAGCTCGATCTGTCCAGTGGCCATATTCCCGTGTCACCACATACCCTCGACATTTCCTCTCGAAGGCTGAGGCCCCGAAGGGGACGAGCCCGAGGGTGTCCTCTTCTGGAGGGATGGGCAGGCCCAGCGCAGTCATGACTGCAGCCACGTTGCCCAGGAGGCCTTGGGCTCTGAGTCTCGCAGCCCTGAGCTGAGCAAGCAGGATAGGACTGCAGGGGTTAAGGTCACTCTGGTCGTCCCCCACAAGCTGCAGGTGCTGGGCCAAGGCCAGGAAGGCCCCCTGGGCATGGCCCAGCCGCTCCTGATTGTCCAAAGCATGCCAGGTCTTGAAGGAAAGGGCAGCAGGAGGCAGGCTGCTGAGCTGGAGCTCGGGGGCGGAGAAACCTGGGTCACTAAAAGGGCTACCCTGGTACTGGAGCTGTACAAGGGACAGAGATGGTAAGGGGACGAGATCGGCACGCTGAGGACCCCACCCCCGCTCCCCCAAGTTCCCATCTGCCTTCTATGAGACTGGCATCTTCCCAGGGGGAGTTGCCAGTCACAACCCCCCAGAGAATCGGTGGGATGTCCTAGCACAGAGCTGGGGCTCTCTGAGGCTCCAGTTCCGCTTCCTCCAAGTACGAGGTGTGCAACTTTGAATCCCAGCTTCACTAATTCCCACATGGCAGTGTTATCATGCAGATGATAAGAAGCACATATACAAAGTCCTAAGCGCTGTACCTGGCATACGAGGAGGATATTATAAGCCACCATGAATTACTACATGTTACTACGAAGATCATTATGATTGTATTTTCAGTCTAGATATGTTATGACAATGTAGTCATAGcccaatacatttctttttcatttagagCATTTAGTAGTTCATGCTTGGGAATTGTACTATAACCACTGATGAACAATCATTCATATTATTCAATGTAGTCGTGTGCCTTCCCCATGACAGTTCTTGCCTGCACACACCTGGACCCACACAATCTGAGTGCATGGTGATAAACCCCCTCATTGACAGATCACCTAGTCCTattttacaggtggagaaacAGGCTCAGGGTGCCCAGAGCTACCCAGGGAGTGGTAGCACGTATGGGGCCGGAAACCAGATGTACCGTAGTAC encodes:
- the LOC109437791 gene encoding cardiotrophin-2, whose translation is FLLPAPLCLLTLQMPPLGLGAPISPAEPISKAYSLAIYMQKNTSTLLQIYLQYQGSPFSDPGFSAPELQLSSLPPAALSFKTWHALDNQERLGHAQGAFLALAQHLQLVGDDQSDLNPCSPILLAQLRAARLRAQGLLGNVAAVMTALGLPIPPEEDTLGLVPFGASAFERKCRGYVVTREYGHWTDRAVRDLALLKAKYLG